One window of Robiginitalea biformata HTCC2501 genomic DNA carries:
- a CDS encoding DUF4251 domain-containing protein, with protein MRKINRHIVYIALYAVWVSGIIWLVGGCQSTAAPLSAEEQARLDNLVENREFVFDAKYAMPLSSQAYISAANMGFTMARGNSPTNINLTGDGYYLRMYGESVEIYLPYFGTRENITNYNNMGSIDIKASIEDFRERRTPKGHEMEFFAREGYERFRLILNIFPNSQSQLSLFSPQRDVIRYVGKLHQSSER; from the coding sequence ATGCGAAAAATCAATCGTCATATTGTCTATATAGCCCTGTATGCCGTGTGGGTTTCCGGTATCATTTGGCTGGTAGGGGGCTGCCAGTCTACGGCGGCACCACTTTCCGCGGAAGAGCAGGCCCGTTTGGACAACCTGGTGGAGAACCGGGAGTTTGTTTTTGACGCAAAATACGCCATGCCGCTGTCTTCCCAGGCATACATCAGCGCAGCCAATATGGGCTTTACGATGGCCCGGGGCAATTCACCCACCAACATCAACCTTACGGGGGATGGGTATTATTTGAGAATGTATGGTGAATCCGTAGAAATTTACCTGCCGTATTTCGGAACACGCGAAAACATTACCAATTACAACAATATGGGCAGTATCGATATAAAGGCATCCATTGAAGACTTCCGGGAAAGGCGTACACCAAAAGGCCATGAAATGGAGTTTTTTGCCCGGGAAGGTTATGAAAGGTTCCGTCTGATCCTCAATATATTCCCCAATAGTCAATCACAACTATCGCTTTTCAGCCCGCAACGGGATGTTATCCGGTACGTGGGAAAACTCCATCAATCCAGTGAGAGGTGA
- a CDS encoding ArsR/SmtB family transcription factor produces MELRRDVFQAIADPTRREIIQLVAPAPMASGAIATHFPTARQTVSRHLRILVECELLSQRKKGREMIYGLNPEKVREIYEFLKPLRKFWDERANTLEVLMQYYDTDDTPDENSVL; encoded by the coding sequence ATGGAGCTTCGAAGGGACGTTTTCCAGGCCATTGCCGACCCGACACGTAGGGAAATCATCCAATTGGTAGCACCAGCGCCCATGGCTTCCGGGGCAATCGCGACACATTTTCCCACCGCCCGTCAAACGGTTTCCAGGCACCTGCGGATCCTGGTGGAATGCGAATTGCTCAGCCAGCGCAAAAAAGGACGCGAAATGATCTACGGCCTGAATCCGGAGAAAGTCCGTGAAATTTACGAATTCCTGAAGCCCCTGAGAAAATTCTGGGATGAACGGGCAAATACATTGGAAGTGCTTATGCAGTATTACGATACGGACGACACCCCGGATGAAAACTCCGTATTATAA
- a CDS encoding aminotransferase class V-fold PLP-dependent enzyme, whose translation MNPRRHFLKKGALATLSLPFLSFDNSRNWSLENLRGMPSKGEDYWRLVRRHFPLKEGQTYFNNGTMGPTPGYVLETMIRHMMYWNTEAATIDYKEGSGPELLSGYFPYEELRKRLAAIIHADFREVSITQNATMGMNFVGMGLDLQRGDELLNTNQEHGGGFAAWQLLARRKGCIYKQATLPEPANDPSEVVDAIFREVTPKTRVIAIPHMVSGYGTILPVQEICAEARRRNIFTVLDGAQCVGHVPVNVARIGCDAYYSSLHKWFLAPPGSGLLYISNRVADRIWSTLASYQWDNQEDHGFRLMQYGTGNPAQIAGYAAAVDFYETIGEAAWLDRIRELGQYLRSGLKTLPNVRIHSSTNEEMAAGITTYSVAGYTGPDLQRTLWERERLQPRSVGEQMVRHSVHIYNSKAEIDKTLEVIESLT comes from the coding sequence ATGAACCCGCGCAGGCATTTCCTGAAAAAAGGTGCATTGGCCACCCTGTCACTGCCGTTCCTGTCTTTTGATAATTCCCGCAACTGGTCCCTGGAGAACCTCAGAGGAATGCCTTCCAAAGGGGAGGACTACTGGCGCCTGGTGCGCAGGCACTTCCCCTTGAAAGAAGGCCAGACCTACTTCAACAACGGCACCATGGGGCCGACGCCCGGCTATGTCCTGGAAACCATGATCCGGCACATGATGTACTGGAATACCGAGGCGGCGACGATTGATTACAAAGAGGGCTCCGGGCCCGAATTGCTGAGCGGTTATTTCCCGTACGAGGAGCTCCGCAAACGGCTGGCGGCCATCATCCACGCGGATTTCCGGGAAGTGTCCATTACGCAGAACGCCACGATGGGGATGAACTTTGTGGGGATGGGGCTCGACCTGCAGCGGGGGGACGAGCTATTAAATACGAACCAGGAACACGGGGGAGGCTTTGCCGCCTGGCAGTTGCTCGCCAGGCGCAAGGGCTGTATTTACAAACAGGCCACCCTGCCGGAGCCGGCCAACGACCCGTCGGAGGTCGTCGACGCCATCTTCCGGGAAGTCACCCCAAAAACCCGGGTGATCGCCATCCCGCATATGGTGTCGGGATACGGTACTATTTTACCGGTTCAGGAAATTTGCGCCGAAGCCCGCAGGCGGAATATTTTCACCGTCCTTGACGGGGCCCAATGCGTGGGGCATGTGCCGGTAAATGTAGCCCGAATAGGATGCGACGCCTATTATTCCAGCCTGCACAAATGGTTCCTGGCACCGCCGGGTAGCGGCTTGCTCTATATCAGCAACCGGGTGGCCGACCGGATTTGGAGTACCCTGGCCAGTTATCAATGGGACAATCAGGAGGATCACGGGTTCCGCCTGATGCAATACGGCACGGGCAATCCCGCCCAGATTGCGGGGTACGCAGCAGCCGTGGATTTTTATGAAACCATCGGGGAAGCAGCCTGGCTGGATCGTATCCGGGAACTTGGCCAGTACCTCCGCAGCGGGTTGAAGACGCTCCCGAATGTAAGGATTCATTCTTCCACTAATGAAGAAATGGCTGCCGGTATCACGACCTATTCCGTAGCGGGATACACAGGGCCTGACCTGCAACGCACGCTCTGGGAACGGGAGCGGTTACAGCCCCGTTCGGTAGGGGAGCAAATGGTACGTCATTCCGTCCATATCTACAATTCCAAAGCGGAAATCGACAAAACCCTGGAGGTCATCGAATCGCTGACTTAG
- a CDS encoding MORN repeat-containing protein, with product MNDKVRIQRKIIYGMLAAVILLLTAGLILTVSQGEKIADMKERLAQQDSALSLVNRLSRIDSLAGQGDYRGAAEAYDRELQTMGTDSLGVALRRDLARQLDRLSRIHMAGEQVRDSLAGLAGVADSISQLGRELRNSDSLSFALEKARVQIAGLRQQLQRKSLGEYLTFTSSKGNPLHYVGQVANGQANGYGVAILDTGSRYEGEWQDNLRHGRGAFYWQDGEYYVGEFKNDRRSGQGTYYWPNGEKFTGTWENDRRNGPGTFYNAEGEVVASGTWKDDKLVEEE from the coding sequence GTGAACGATAAAGTCCGAATCCAACGAAAAATCATCTACGGCATGCTGGCCGCCGTCATCCTGCTACTGACTGCCGGCCTGATCTTAACGGTGAGCCAGGGGGAAAAGATCGCCGACATGAAAGAACGCCTCGCGCAGCAAGACAGCGCGCTGTCGCTGGTCAACCGGCTGAGCCGGATTGACTCCCTGGCCGGACAGGGCGACTATCGCGGGGCCGCAGAAGCTTACGACCGGGAACTACAGACCATGGGGACCGATAGCCTGGGCGTGGCCCTTCGCAGGGACCTGGCCCGGCAACTGGATCGCCTTAGCCGGATCCACATGGCCGGGGAACAGGTTCGTGACAGCCTGGCGGGCCTCGCCGGGGTGGCAGACAGCATTTCGCAGCTGGGCAGGGAACTCCGCAACAGCGATTCCCTTTCGTTTGCACTGGAAAAGGCCCGCGTGCAGATTGCAGGCCTTCGGCAGCAGCTCCAGCGTAAATCCCTGGGAGAATACCTGACTTTTACGAGCTCCAAAGGGAACCCCCTGCACTATGTGGGCCAGGTTGCCAATGGCCAGGCCAATGGCTATGGGGTGGCCATCCTGGACACCGGCAGCCGCTACGAAGGGGAGTGGCAGGACAATCTCCGCCACGGTCGGGGGGCCTTTTACTGGCAGGATGGCGAATACTACGTGGGTGAATTTAAAAACGACCGCCGCAGCGGTCAGGGCACCTATTACTGGCCGAATGGTGAAAAATTCACCGGAACCTGGGAGAACGACCGCCGCAACGGGCCCGGAACATTTTACAACGCGGAAGGGGAGGTGGTAGCCAGCGGCACCTGGAAGGACGACAAGTTGGTGGAGGAGGAGTAA
- a CDS encoding DUF2490 domain-containing protein, giving the protein MTGLRNSIFSVLVLVVTGIAAVRAQEDVILPETSKYKEPVSKVWVNTYGNIRISKRLFWVAQTHFRFQETENTPFIGQVGQVYNRHAIGYIYNKSFNAALGGVLRINFNTDEASEDRKVVPEWRIWHQYQFAMPVSTFMVYHRIRIEHRWTQGFADNSEYIFRNRWRYMLRLKIPLNKPKLAPGAWYVAPESELIMQSGKEVVASPMEDLRITTTLGYILTPRLTVAAGLMYSQGQDLVNGGNYKQNWTIRCHLYFSPDFRKVRNKLPEIHLTD; this is encoded by the coding sequence ATGACCGGACTGAGAAACTCCATATTTTCGGTCCTGGTCCTGGTTGTCACCGGGATTGCCGCAGTGCGCGCGCAGGAGGATGTCATTCTCCCCGAAACTTCGAAATACAAAGAGCCGGTTTCCAAAGTATGGGTGAACACCTACGGGAATATCCGGATTTCCAAACGGCTGTTCTGGGTGGCGCAGACACACTTCCGGTTCCAGGAAACCGAAAACACGCCCTTTATCGGGCAGGTCGGACAGGTCTACAACCGGCATGCAATCGGGTATATCTACAACAAGAGTTTCAATGCAGCCCTCGGGGGGGTGCTCCGCATCAATTTCAACACGGACGAGGCTTCGGAAGACCGGAAAGTTGTGCCGGAATGGCGCATCTGGCACCAGTATCAATTCGCCATGCCGGTTTCCACTTTCATGGTATACCACAGGATCCGTATCGAACACCGCTGGACCCAGGGGTTTGCAGACAACAGCGAATACATCTTCCGCAACCGCTGGCGGTATATGCTTCGGTTGAAAATCCCATTGAACAAACCAAAGCTGGCCCCCGGAGCGTGGTACGTGGCCCCGGAAAGCGAGCTGATCATGCAAAGCGGCAAGGAGGTCGTGGCCAGCCCGATGGAAGATTTGCGGATTACCACCACCCTGGGGTATATCCTCACACCGAGGCTGACCGTTGCTGCAGGGTTGATGTATTCCCAGGGCCAGGACCTGGTGAATGGGGGAAATTATAAGCAGAACTGGACAATTCGCTGCCACCTGTATTTTTCACCCGATTTCCGGAAGGTTCGAAACAAATTGCCTGAAATCCACCTGACCGACTAG
- a CDS encoding FKBP-type peptidyl-prolyl cis-trans isomerase, whose product MSKVKANDMVRVHYTGKLTNGEVFDSSLEREPMEVKLGEGSLIPGFEKGLVDMEVNEKKTITIPKEEAYGEIRKELFQAVPNSELPENIKPEVGMGLVARGQDGSERQLRVAEVNEDNIVVDANHPLAGQDLVFDLEVVAIM is encoded by the coding sequence ATGAGTAAAGTTAAAGCGAATGATATGGTCCGGGTGCACTACACCGGAAAACTGACCAACGGGGAGGTATTTGACAGTTCCCTCGAGCGGGAGCCCATGGAGGTGAAACTCGGCGAGGGCAGCCTGATCCCCGGTTTCGAAAAAGGCCTCGTGGATATGGAGGTCAACGAAAAAAAGACCATTACCATTCCAAAAGAAGAAGCATATGGCGAAATCCGGAAAGAGCTTTTCCAGGCCGTACCGAATTCCGAACTGCCTGAAAACATCAAGCCGGAAGTAGGCATGGGGCTCGTGGCCCGCGGACAAGACGGTTCCGAGCGGCAGCTCCGTGTAGCCGAGGTCAATGAAGACAATATTGTTGTGGATGCCAACCACCCGCTGGCCGGTCAGGACCTGGTCTTTGACCTGGAAGTGGTCGCCATCATGTAA
- a CDS encoding protein-L-isoaspartate(D-aspartate) O-methyltransferase encodes MKSLISLALCLGVLKGLWGQPDFPQLRQRMVREQLQSRDIVEGSVLRALRKVPRHLFVPEKYRAEAYSDTPLPIGEGQTISQPYMVAFMTQALRLKGSDKVLEIGTGSSYQAAVLAELVDSVYTIEIVEPLGEAAAKRLQALGYENIQVRIGDGYHGWPRQAPFDAIIVTAGAEALPQPLVDQLAEGGRMVIPVGPHQGVRDLVLLRKKRNGKLVRESLMPVRFVPFTREN; translated from the coding sequence ATGAAGTCCCTGATATCGCTGGCGCTCTGCCTGGGCGTACTGAAAGGGCTCTGGGGGCAACCCGACTTCCCGCAGCTCCGGCAGCGGATGGTACGGGAACAGCTCCAGTCCCGCGACATTGTAGAAGGCTCGGTCCTGCGGGCCTTGCGCAAGGTTCCCAGGCATTTGTTTGTCCCGGAAAAATACCGTGCTGAGGCCTATTCGGACACCCCCTTGCCAATCGGGGAGGGGCAGACCATTTCACAACCCTACATGGTGGCCTTTATGACCCAGGCACTGCGCCTCAAGGGCAGCGATAAAGTATTGGAGATCGGGACGGGATCCAGCTATCAGGCAGCTGTTTTGGCTGAACTGGTAGATTCCGTCTATACCATTGAGATTGTGGAGCCCCTGGGAGAAGCAGCCGCCAAGAGGCTGCAGGCGCTTGGATACGAAAACATTCAGGTGCGTATCGGGGATGGCTACCACGGTTGGCCCCGGCAGGCGCCGTTTGATGCCATCATCGTAACCGCTGGAGCGGAAGCGCTTCCTCAGCCCCTGGTAGACCAGTTAGCCGAAGGCGGTCGGATGGTCATTCCGGTCGGTCCGCATCAGGGGGTCCGCGACCTGGTGCTTCTGCGCAAGAAGCGCAATGGAAAACTCGTTCGGGAGTCGTTGATGCCTGTGCGATTTGTACCGTTTACACGCGAAAATTGA